Below is a genomic region from Diabrotica undecimpunctata isolate CICGRU chromosome 7, icDiaUnde3, whole genome shotgun sequence.
aaaaccacagacatgtaatattggcataattactgtaatttatatcacctatctttgttttatctttattagacaacaccctaatatgggtttattattttcagcatttatttaactttgtatcgtgacctgaagatgctttgcatattgtagaaagcgaaaccggtcgtctgattagttaaattaaattgattgtgagtaagtctaatttattatttcttctaccTTTTGAAAtcgactcacacaagcaacacattcatgatttaggtttgttatcctgcctaccaactaaaaccaccctctcctacttgtacgcagttgactgtcgcacgtaacGTACTCCTAAAGTGGGATAGCCGCTGTAAATCTGAGGACATTTTTttaacactcccttctcttatctaggtTTTATTTCTGTTGTTGGTCCGGTTTATGTTtcactttttcttctttcttttaattACTGTTCGTATGTAATTGTGCatactattccatccctccttacttcccgtcatcttcacgatcatctctcgcacagtcacagggttcatacctatttctctatacattctgtttctctccattGTACATCTATTATATTCCAAcattgtgagtaacagtgtcggaatattcgcagtataggcatttatctgtatctgtctttctgaacctatgaagatacgccctaaaagaGATAATCTACctagtcccttaggctcgggatcagcatcttggtccactgggcaacatcttccgtgttgttccacttTTCTTGACATCTTTCCCTTTCTTCACTTGTATATAGTAGAACAGCGCAACTAAATTGTCAACAAATTTTAAAAGGTGAAGGGATTTTCAaaagaaatttaatttgtttttataattgtAGATAGGGttcatattgttattattaaagAGGTTAAATAGGAAATAAGATTTTATTTTAGTACCCTTTACTATAATTTACAGGTACTCAAAGGATTTCTATTTCATAATATAGGTTACAACTTAGCGAAGTATATTCTATCTACTTCCGTGGCGCCCAAATCTTTACTTCCAGACAGAATTCTTCATATCTTGTGTGTTTCTCtattttcttaaattatttttgttttgttcaatATTCTACTGTCTTTTACaggcatgcaaattggctgaTTCCATCGTGGTCACTCTCATGTAATAAGCCTCTTTGTGTCATTTGGCCGagcatttttataatttcttgtcGTATCAAATCTCAACTCCAATTCTTTATGTTGGCCCCATTATTTGCTACACTTGGACAATCCGCAATTCCAATCATTTTCCTATTTTAACTCTGGTTTTTTGGTACCTTCTTTTCTATCATACCGTCCTTACCCCATCCCCAGATTTCGTATCCACTGTGAGACTCTTAAATCCTGTTTTCACATGTTTCCCATTCTCTCTGAGTCCTTTGCATTGTTCTCTCCTATATTTCTATGTGCAGCTCTTTCTGTCACTGCGAAATCGTGATTTATGAATATTGTTAATCGAAATTTTTTCGACGAAACGTTTATTTCCGCCAGCTTTGACATAAAATTTGTTCGAAGATTTCTACTGTTGCGATGTGGTGCTATATGTTCTGCGTATCTCAATCTTCCTTCTCTTCTTGTGAGAGTTATCACGTCTTTTGCACTTGGTATGCGTTGGCATATTATATATTCCATACTTCTTCCTAGATATCATTTTCATAAATGTCACCTAATATCCATCTCAGGATCAATCATTCAAAGAAAACTAAAAGATTTTCAACTGCTTTTGAGATATTTCATGTTTCAGATCCGTAACTCAGTATTACTAAAATAAGTGTTTTAGTAGGTATTTGTTccggcttaagtttctgctttttTCTTTGTCTACTCAGCCCAAAGTAGCAGTTGTTAGCTAAAGTCGGaagttatatatttattatttccatGTACATGCCTTCCCAACTTTGGCTTGTTCTTCGCTAGTTTCACTGCATGGTCTTTGGTGACCCCGCATTTGGCTAGGATGCAGGTTATGTTttagacaattttttttttcaagactATTATTTTCAGCATCCTGAATTTTATGAGTAGTAGATCTAGTCTTTTTGTTGATATAGCATGGTGATGTAAAAAATACTTTGTAATGGCATATAAAGAAATGAGATATGTAAAGAAAACACAATATTAgttaagaaatattaattaaaaaattaaattaacagATTAATACAAGTGAGTTGTAAAGTGAATTTAAGTGTAAGCGAGAAACCAAGCGCTAAATTAACGATTTCAAGATTCGTCGTCACTTCCCTTTGGTTGCCTAACTTTTGGCCCACCTGCCCTTTTCGCCATAATAATTTGGTCGACTCTTAAAATAGTTGCTGCTGCTCCTACGGCATATTTCAGTCCCCAATATTTACATTGGTAAAGGTCCAAGATGTTCTTTTCCAAAGCGTCACATACTGCACTTTCAGCTTCTATGTCAACTCCAACATTTTTCTGACCTGAAAGACACacataaattttgtaaaaataagagAATCTCACTAATATGCCTTAATTAAAATGGTTAAATTATTTCTCAATTTCTATATAAACATGCTACGTTTAAAAAATACGTTTTTCGTGGAGATATTTCCCATGACGTTGAGATCGTTTGttgatctccaagccgttgggtagatcaaacaaaaatactgattaaccaagggatacatgaagccgaacaactagcccaggataGAGAAGGATGAagagaaatcgtgaaaaaactgtaaaggcctgatggtgtcaccacatcccaaaagggattaggactgaggaggaggagatCGTTTGTAATATGAAAGTTTACATTTAGCtttcaaatgtctcatatttgttgataaaactaaaaatcgaaatttcatgttaagTGTTTTGAAGATTGGGCTCGAACAATGGAAATATCATAgcgaccggtcaatgaaagtgatacatttgatctcgtgagaatcgtTAAAAATGACGCACAACGTATGTTTATTCTTCTTCAGCtttttttcccattatgagttcgacGTTTTCATCCTCCACGACACTCTATTTTCCCAGTCATCTTCTCTGAGGTCTGTATCTATCAAAGCATTTGCTATGTACGTTTTCCATCTTGATACAGGtgttcctctccgtcttcttcccgctGAGTCCCAGTCCAATATTATTTTCGGTCACCTGTGCTCTagcattctttctacatgtccgtACTACTGTAGGGCTTtgtttccaacttttttgtaatttatccaacgtttatttatttaacagctatatataaactgacttcatttgcaacaaaatgcaaaaattacatacgaaagctgcactattcatctttaaaatgtattttaatttttgtcgataggacactctgatcaaaagatatataATTTTTACCGACGAGTTgataaaaattgtatttaaaaaattgatatcGATGCACGttactgacattcaaaatcgtcgATCGCTGCAAGCGttttttctaagagaacggttcattctacacaaaaaatgctaataaacatttttgttcaaaattatctcaggctacatttcttgtttgaacgAGCATAACATACTGTTACTAACAGATTCAAGTTTAACTTGGAACTAAAACATTTACCCAACCGATTGAGGGTGAAATACACTTGAAGGATCATTGCAACCCATTATGACTGCAATAAAGTCCGGCACCACAAGAACTCTTGTAAATAATATATTGTAACTGCAAAAAAGAATGCGGTGCATCATGTGGCTGTCTAAAAGCTCTGTGCCCTTTTTGCAACTCAACTTTTGGTGAATGTTCTGGCCAAGATTGCCAAAATAGTGCTCCAATAACAGATGAGGCAGAGGAAGAAGACAAAAATACCGATAGTGATGATGCTGATAATCAACctaatttattttatgtattaattaattttgttttttattcatttatatgtGACATAGGATTATAGTTTTATACCCCTATGTATATACTATGGGGGGAATAATTTTTAAGGGATGAAAATGTGTGAAAAAATTTAGTTCAAAGTTTAACTGGGTACAGAGATGATGGGTTAATAGAAATATCAAATTGCATAAAtatgccggtaaataatttttcGTAATAAGGGATgagttttaagggttgaaaatttggaATGTAACAATATTTcagttaaacaaaataaaaaattgccaatttaatataaatgaagtATGACAAATTCGCTAAATTGTTTTTTCAACGTTTACATTAACATATGACGTTTTATGgggttttaaaataaatcaaaaaagaaatttttaaaataaattgggCGTTAAAATAAAGTGAGAAATCATAAAGAGTATCTAGCAGTATCATACAACCTTAATTCATACTTAAaaagatggagaatatctaaacaacttacgtttcgccgatgatatagtTATAATAGCTGAGGACTTAGAAATTGGAAGAGAGATGGTGCAGGAAGTCGTTGTaactacagaaaatgtaggtttaaatataaacatctcgaaaacaaaaataatgacaaattttgTACCCAAcaagaacatcagtattggtgggcaaGAAGTAGAactcataaataaatataaacaccTAGGACATGCAATTATGATTGACAGGGATAATCAGACcaatgaactgaagagaagaatcgatCCCTGATCTCGttgaaaactgagagaaacttttaaaagtgagctgcccacataaTTAAAGAGGAAAGTATTTGCGTCCTCTCAGTGTTGACATACtgagcagaaacacttactttaacaaaagcctCGGCTGCCAAACAAATAgtcacacagagaagaatggagcaatccatgttaggaataactctgcgagacaaaataaaaaacgaaaaggtcaggagaagaaccaaggtgactGACTTCCTTGAAAGGAtcgactaaaatggagatgggcaggacacatagctagaatgacggaTGGGCAATGGACaaaaagaggttattggaatggagaccaagggaagacaagagaagcgtcggtcgaccacctacaagatgagctaacgatttaagaagacaaaataaaaactggatgagagtagCACAAGtgacggggttggaaacacgaggaagaggcctatgttcagcagtggacttttaaAGGTGGATGATGATGAAATGTTTTTCAACTCATTAAATGCTTTAAGTTATAATTTTATTGAGTTTTCACCCCTCAGAATAGTAAGCACATAGGTGGATTTAAGTTAAGGGTAAATAGAGGTTAATTcaaaaatttcatcaaaatcTCTTTTATCGTAGTATACTGGACTAAAAGAATTTTACATAATTTGATTAGTTTTCACACAACTTCTTCCTATTTAAAGTATAACTCAATGCAAAAGAATTGCTCGCACCTCTCGGTAATTTTCAGCgatacaaaaaaaaagtaagcAAAAGCTGAATACACACTTATCGTTACTACCTACGGTACACAATAAGTTTGTATTGTATTAAAAGagtttgtaattttgtatttttctattcaaataatgaatatttaaaaaaatgttaacttTACCATTCTGGTGAGCttccaatattttttctaatactgcTGTCGATTTGTGTCCACTATTATCTGCCAAAGTTTTGGGAAAACTTTCAAGGGCGGATGCGAATTTTCTGACTGCATACTGTTCTAAGCCTGGAAGAGTGTCTGCATATTTAGTCAACTGAACAGCTAACTCTGCTTCAACGGCGCCGGCACCAGGAACAAATCTACCATCTCGAGAGATTCCCTATAATtgtaatgtacaaattaataatGTTCGAGTAAACTATTGAAAACGAACTGGatacttttaatgttttttttttgtaggtcGTAATAGGAATTACAACGCCACATTTTCAAGATTCACCTAAGATTAATAATAATGGGAAACAAGGCAGCTAGTTTAAATCTAttataaaagataaaaagtgAGAGCATTCAAAATAAGTAATACAACACATAATGGGAATAAATGTTAAAGTAAAACATGATTAAAACGTTAAAAACTAATAAACCCTCAACGAAGGGCAATACAACAGGCAGATTTAAACATTGCGTGTGGACAAAATACCTGTAAAATGTGGCTTAGTTCTAGCACTAGAACTGAGTAGTTATATCGAAACAATATAGCATAAAGGATGCATGGACCTTTTTAAAAACTAGATAGAAACTTTAAATATAGTGTTtttttaaaggtatagaaatgtaagttggcaacacttttttaactgaCGGTCATTTTGACAggtgtcaagtgatttatgtttagtttggtttggcatttcagcatgaatagactgACGCCTGGACAACGCTTGCAAGTTGTGCATCAAAGCAattaattcgattaaccatggaacATTGTCGCATCACGTTTACACAAAATGATAACAGGCATCCACAGAGATGTCGTGCAGTGCGTATAGAAGAAGTTAGTCTATCtaccatcgtgcacagcagttggacatgtatccatccactttatggaagattttgcggaaAGATCTTGGTTTGTGTACTTACAACATCCAACTCATGTACGAATTGAAGCTACACGATCACCTACCAAGGCGTAGATTCGGTGAATAGACCCAAAAACGAGATTGCCGTGGATTGGAGTGGAGATAATCCTCAAGTATATGTTGGGAAACAATTACATCAAGAAAAAGtaactgtttggtgtgctttatgaGCTGGTAGAATCATTGGTCCatatttcttcaaaaacgatgttGGCCAGAACTTTACAGTCAATGGTAACCGCGACAGAGTCATTATTACTGAATTTCCATTCCTGAATTGAACACCAGTAACATGCAAGGGCTGTGGTTTCTACAAGACGGCGCAATATGTCTCACACCTCGtgtcacaattgatttattgaaggaaatgTTTGGTAACTGAATAATTTCACGTTTCGGACCCGTGAATCAgcctccaagatcgtgcgatttaacatcGCTAGAGTATTTTCTGTGGGGATATTTGAAATCGTTAGTCTACGCCAATAAGCCTGAAATGATTGATCATttggaggacaacattcgccgcgttattaCCGATATACTAAAATTGGAAATCTAGATTAGATTATGTCAGAGCCAACCGTGgaggtcatatgccagaaatcatatttaaattatagtgCCAAAAGACTATCTTTCgaaataaagtcaatttcatatcaatttaaaaaaatcatctttgttttattccatttcaaagttctACTAAAAAACATCCTTATTATAATATATCAGTTTCatagcaaaaaataataaaataaatataacaattaGCAAGTCAAAAAAAGGGGACAAAATTGGCAAGCAAGCTGAGTTTACATGATGTGAAAAAGGAGCAAtgaccctatactattcaatatCATActtaagaaattataaaagactaaaaaaattgcaagatcgagaagagaaatgatagaagCATTTTCGAAGATAAAAGAACTGAACCAAACTTGCTTGAAAATCAATAAAgccttatattattatataaggCGACTAATATGCTTACTCGCATAATGATCTGAAACATGGATACTTATTAAAAGTGAAGAAAAACAATCAGCTATCGTAGAAAGAAAAATGTTGACACATATACAAATGCTTAAAGGAAAATGGCATCTGGAAAAGATATAattacgaattatacaaaactTACCAAGACTCGGATATCACAATGTTTATAAAAACTGGAACAAATAGAACAATATTTCGCAATTCAAAATAACAACTTAAGCAAATGGTAAAATAGATCAGAATGGCGAATTattgaacaggccaagacccaagaAGGGTTGTCTAGCAAATGGCAATGATTATAGAGCGGAATATATATGCAAGTGAATGTATatgcatatattgcatatttttgCTCATTTCAAACAACATTGCATATTTAAGCTAAACTCgatttattttgcatattttaaaaataaattatataaaagtgTAAAATTTTTCTCTCTTGGTTGAAATTTTATGACTTGGATATGAATAAGCTCATTATCTATCGCTCTTTATCTCTCTAGAGCTTCCCATTACTACCTGAATTTAATAATTATGGGTTTTCTAAGACAATGATTATTTGATTAGCGTAGTCATACCTTAAATGTATTAACTCCATCATCAATTGCTCTTTCAATGTCGTCCATGTAATTGTCAGTAGCACCCCTGATGACAATTGTGGAAATTCTAGATTCTTTGCCCTCCAATCTGAAGGAAACTATGGGGGTATCACCCAATTCTTCTACACATACAATATCTGCGTAACCAAGTTCCTGAGATGTGGGAGCTGTTAGGCGTGGAAGACAAGTAGCACCAACCTATAAAATTCATATATTAAATGTGTGTTTAAAAAACACCTTCTTTAACTGAACTTACAGTTTTGCATAATCTTCTCAAATCAAATTTGGAGTTCAACCTGACAACCATGATACCATATTTATGTAAATAGTGAAGAGCCATATCTCCAAATTTGGCTCCTGCAACTACAACTTTAGCTCCAGCATCTGCTATACATTTGATTTGTAATTCAAGAAGATTTTCTTCTCCCCTACTAAAGTTCATAAGTTCATCTGCAGTTTTGATAAGTACAgttccttaaaaataaaaaaaaaatgtattaaaattcCCCAACTTTTGTGGCAGATATGAAAATCTATATTCAAAAACCCTTATATGATATAGTGGTGAAAGGCgaacagagattaaaatactGAGAGAAATTTCAGCAAATTCTTATCAAAATGACAACATCAGAAGACAATCTAACATACAGGGTATAATTAGTGGAGACTAAGCAGAAAATGAATGGAATATTCCAATAAGTAGAATGGAGGAGACAGAGTGGTTGAAATAGCAAGATAAATCATCAACTGCTAGAAGTATATGACAAATGATGTAGTGACAACCTTCTACAGAGGTATTATTCCCTCAATGAACAAGCACAATTGAAGGGCTTAGAATAAAAGAGATCCAAATACAATTTTACTAGTTTTGAGATATTTAAGGTTATTTCTTTGGATAATTAAAATTCCTTGGACCCTTTTTATTCTGAGCAGCCAACTAATTAATATCCGGACTTAAATATACACTTAGAATCTTTGCAGGAAAAAAAGATGACTTTTGAAAAATAACTTTATTGAATcaattatttgtttataatatgAAACGCtgcaaattaaagaaaaaacgaCAAAAAAACTTTAAACTCTACAGTAAGCAGGTTTCACTCATAATCACACTGCAGCACTGCTGTATCTTCCATATCTTTACAAACTTTGTTTACTGTGATGCCGACTCCAACGTTTCAGTTTTTTCTTGAGATTCTTCTTCAGAAAGTTCGTTGAtggtatttatttttgatttttttttgtgttcatGGGGAAGGTTGTTGTAAAACTCTTGGTAAACCAGCGGAATAAAATCcagaaattttttaatattgtcccactttaatttatttatttgtatcagCTGAATGTTAAGGTTTTGTTTAAACATGTTCTCCATGCTAATAGTAAGACGTCCAGCTCCTTTTTGTAcacatatacatttaaaaaatacaaacccTTCATTTCAGGTTTCCTTAAAAGAAAACGAAAATGTTTTTGaagaattttacaaaaagtaCCGCACTGGTCTCCATTTAAAAAGAACAATTATAGTGTCTTTTTTAGGATCACTTACTCCGTTTAATAGTTCACAAGTAAAAGTTTTCTTTACTCATTCAGTGTACATTAAACTGTTTACAAGATTATTGAATTAGCTGGGCCCAGTGCACTGGAACAAATACCTGTGGATTCTTACGGTTCACTTTTTCGATTATGCCAAAATCTCGAGCGGGAAGGGTTTGCTGAAGATTTAAACCGATGACATTTGTATCTACAGATACTTTGTATTTTTCActatcttaaaagtatataagaTTTTGCTTGTAACAATGAGAAATGAACAATAAAGACCACAATATGAGGCAACATCAAATAGGCTGAGCC
It encodes:
- the CCT8 gene encoding T-complex protein 1 subunit theta, producing the protein MALHVPKAPGFAQMLKEGARHYSGLEEAVIRNIIACKEFAQSVKTAYGPNGMNKMVINHIEKQFVTSDAATIMRELDIEHPAAKLMILGSQMQDSEVGDGTNFVIILAGALLEHAEELIRLGVTPTEIAEGFEKALDKCLELLPNLICYTIKDFRNIEEVTKGIQTSIQSKQYGNEEFLSKLIAEACVSILPEETTFNVDNVRICKVLGSGLHNSQVVQGMVFKRQVEGEITKAEKAKIAVFSCAVDIMQTETKGTVLIKTADELMNFSRGEENLLELQIKCIADAGAKVVVAGAKFGDMALHYLHKYGIMVVRLNSKFDLRRLCKTVGATCLPRLTAPTSQELGYADIVCVEELGDTPIVSFRLEGKESRISTIVIRGATDNYMDDIERAIDDGVNTFKGISRDGRFVPGAGAVEAELAVQLTKYADTLPGLEQYAVRKFASALESFPKTLADNSGHKSTAVLEKILEAHQNGQKNVGVDIEAESAVCDALEKNILDLYQCKYWGLKYAVGAAATILRVDQIIMAKRAGGPKVRQPKGSDDES